A stretch of the Serratia marcescens genome encodes the following:
- a CDS encoding FaeA/PapI family transcriptional regulator — protein sequence MAKVPKTFESRKSLMLDVLQGLCRERVEGAGGHHPPPEQWPKTRELADKCGENIYTTRTLLLALEKEGKVHCTHRSINNSLRWYSCDEQAAIKKE from the coding sequence ATGGCCAAGGTGCCGAAAACGTTTGAAAGTAGAAAATCGCTGATGCTGGATGTGTTGCAAGGATTGTGCAGGGAGCGTGTGGAAGGGGCCGGGGGCCATCATCCCCCGCCGGAGCAATGGCCGAAGACGCGTGAACTGGCGGATAAATGCGGTGAAAACATTTATACCACCCGCACCCTGCTGCTGGCGCTGGAAAAGGAGGGCAAGGTTCACTGCACCCACCGCAGCATCAACAATTCTCTACGCTGGTACAGCTGCGACGAACAGGCAGCGATAAAAAAAGAGTGA
- a CDS encoding DMT family transporter: protein MNGFLGMMIFSGSLPATRVAVLELDPLFLTAVRAAIAALLALCALLITRQARPTRADLPPLLFVALGVVIGFPLLTALALQHTTSAHSLVYIGLLPLATAGFGVLRGGERPKPAFWAFSGVGAVLVGAFALSQGSGGAWQGDALMVGAVLLCGLGYAEGAVLSRRIGGWQVISWALVVALPLTLAATWLAAPAGWPVISGAAWLSLVYVSVFSMWIGFIFWYRGLAQGGIAAVGQLQLLQPFFGLALAGWLLHETVQPMMIAVMAGVVVCVFGAKRFSR from the coding sequence ATGAACGGTTTCCTCGGCATGATGATCTTCAGCGGCTCGCTGCCCGCCACGCGAGTGGCGGTGCTGGAGCTCGATCCGCTGTTTCTGACGGCGGTCAGGGCGGCGATCGCCGCCTTGCTGGCCCTGTGTGCGTTGCTGATCACCCGGCAGGCGCGGCCGACGCGGGCCGATTTGCCGCCGCTGCTGTTTGTGGCGCTCGGCGTGGTCATCGGTTTTCCGCTGCTGACGGCGCTGGCGCTGCAGCACACCACGTCGGCGCATTCGTTGGTGTACATCGGTCTGCTGCCGCTGGCGACCGCCGGTTTTGGCGTTTTGCGCGGCGGAGAACGGCCCAAGCCCGCTTTTTGGGCTTTTTCAGGCGTCGGCGCCGTGCTGGTGGGCGCTTTCGCGTTGAGCCAGGGGAGCGGCGGTGCCTGGCAAGGGGATGCGCTGATGGTCGGGGCGGTGTTGCTGTGCGGCCTGGGTTATGCCGAAGGGGCGGTGCTGTCGCGCCGGATCGGCGGCTGGCAGGTGATCTCCTGGGCGCTGGTGGTGGCGTTGCCGTTGACGCTGGCGGCCACCTGGCTGGCGGCGCCGGCCGGTTGGCCCGTGATCAGCGGCGCCGCCTGGCTGTCGCTGGTTTACGTCTCGGTGTTCAGCATGTGGATTGGGTTTATTTTCTGGTATCGCGGCCTGGCGCAGGGCGGCATCGCCGCCGTCGGGCAGTTGCAGCTGCTGCAACCGTTCTTCGGCCTGGCGCTGGCGGGCTGGCTGCTGCATGAGACCGTCCAGCCGATGATGATCGCCGTGATGGCCGGCGTGGTGGTTTGCGTGTTTGGCGCCAAACGTTTTTCCCGCTAG
- the pdxR gene encoding MocR-like pyridoxine biosynthesis transcription factor PdxR — protein sequence MPRTAKVVDVPALGELDRQAGQLSHQLAQALRQAIHRGDLKAGDLLPSTRRLSAALNLARGTVLEAFAQLTAEGFLEPQPGSGTRVAHYQAQRSTPHAKVQASSAIAVPLSPQAQHLARFAAQARALPPVPFTVSVPIGDTAPDDVWRRLGNRIRARGPGAPSGYGDPLGALPLREAICDYVRRSRSVNCTPQQILITSGTQQGLYLAAQILLDAGDSAWVEDPAYAGITAIFDSLFRDRRMIRVPVADDGIDVTAGVRLAADARAAFVTPSHQYPLGMPMSMAKRSALLAWAKERQAWIVEDDYDSEMRYAGHPFPSLQGLAPERTLYLGTFSKVLFPSLRLGYAIVPPPLVDAFCGARILMDRHPPSADQHVLAAFIAEGYLDRHIRKMRGVYAEKRRVLIEAINTHIPAELAVVQPCDQGVHMVLWLRKDLDDVRVAQCANEAGLALRAVSPMYAPGHGEPGLVLGLGGYADRQVQQAVERLGQVILACAGSSA from the coding sequence ATGCCAAGAACAGCCAAAGTCGTTGACGTCCCCGCCCTCGGCGAACTCGATCGTCAGGCGGGCCAGCTTAGCCACCAGCTGGCGCAGGCCCTGCGCCAGGCCATCCACCGGGGCGATCTGAAAGCGGGCGACCTGCTGCCTTCGACGCGTCGGCTGTCGGCGGCGCTGAATCTGGCGCGCGGTACGGTATTGGAAGCATTTGCTCAGCTGACGGCGGAAGGCTTTCTCGAACCGCAGCCCGGCTCCGGCACCCGGGTCGCTCACTATCAGGCGCAGCGCAGCACGCCGCACGCCAAGGTGCAGGCGAGCTCGGCGATAGCGGTGCCGCTTTCTCCACAGGCGCAGCATCTGGCCCGCTTCGCCGCCCAGGCGCGGGCGCTGCCGCCGGTGCCATTCACCGTCTCGGTGCCGATCGGCGATACCGCGCCCGACGATGTCTGGCGGCGGCTCGGCAACCGCATCCGGGCGCGTGGCCCCGGCGCCCCGTCAGGTTACGGCGATCCGCTGGGCGCGTTGCCGCTGCGCGAAGCCATCTGCGACTACGTGCGCCGTTCCCGCTCGGTAAACTGCACGCCGCAGCAAATCCTCATTACCTCCGGCACGCAACAAGGGCTCTATTTGGCCGCCCAGATCCTGCTGGACGCCGGCGACAGCGCCTGGGTCGAAGATCCCGCCTACGCTGGCATTACCGCCATTTTCGACAGTCTGTTTCGCGATCGGCGCATGATTAGGGTGCCCGTCGCCGACGACGGCATCGACGTTACCGCCGGCGTGCGTCTGGCCGCCGACGCCCGCGCCGCCTTTGTCACGCCGTCGCATCAATATCCGCTGGGCATGCCGATGAGCATGGCGAAAAGAAGCGCCCTGCTGGCCTGGGCCAAAGAGCGGCAGGCCTGGATCGTGGAAGACGATTACGACAGCGAGATGCGCTACGCCGGCCACCCGTTCCCTTCGCTGCAGGGGCTGGCGCCCGAGCGGACGCTCTATCTCGGCACCTTCAGCAAGGTGCTGTTCCCTTCGCTGCGGCTGGGTTACGCCATCGTGCCGCCGCCGCTGGTCGACGCCTTTTGCGGCGCCAGGATCCTGATGGATCGCCATCCGCCCAGCGCGGACCAACACGTGCTGGCCGCCTTTATCGCCGAAGGGTATCTCGACCGGCATATCCGCAAAATGCGCGGCGTCTACGCCGAGAAACGCCGGGTGCTGATCGAGGCGATCAACACGCACATCCCCGCTGAGCTGGCGGTAGTGCAGCCCTGCGATCAGGGCGTGCACATGGTGCTGTGGCTGAGAAAAGATCTCGATGACGTGCGGGTCGCCCAGTGCGCCAACGAAGCCGGATTGGCGCTGCGGGCGGTGTCGCCGATGTATGCACCCGGCCACGGTGAACCGGGCCTGGTGCTGGGATTGGGCGGTTACGCCGACCGCCAGGTGCAACAGGCGGTGGAACGGCTTGGACAGGTGATCCTGGCCTGCGCCGGCAGCAGCGCCTAG
- a CDS encoding fimbrial protein produces MKLNKLMLATVIAFSTASVAHAAPNQGSGTVTFSGEIIDAPCSITPDSVDQTVPMGQISSRILAKEGKSSAEPFSIELKDCALNTMKNVKVTFTGTPDAVNSKLLALSGSASGAGIVIYDQLHAKDVELGTATDGQGLNEGNNALKFAAYLQGNSASGAVVPGKFTSVANFTLAYQ; encoded by the coding sequence ATGAAACTGAATAAATTAATGCTGGCGACCGTCATTGCTTTTTCCACCGCCTCCGTTGCACATGCGGCGCCTAACCAGGGCAGCGGCACCGTGACCTTTAGCGGTGAAATTATCGATGCGCCTTGCAGCATCACGCCGGACTCCGTCGATCAAACCGTCCCGATGGGCCAGATCAGCAGCCGCATCCTGGCCAAAGAAGGCAAATCCAGTGCCGAACCCTTCAGCATTGAGCTGAAAGACTGCGCGCTCAACACCATGAAAAACGTCAAGGTGACCTTCACCGGCACGCCGGATGCCGTCAACAGCAAACTGCTGGCGTTGAGCGGTTCCGCCAGCGGCGCGGGCATCGTGATTTACGACCAGTTGCACGCCAAGGACGTTGAGTTGGGCACCGCAACGGACGGCCAGGGCCTGAACGAAGGCAACAACGCCCTGAAATTCGCCGCATACCTGCAAGGCAACAGCGCTTCCGGCGCCGTCGTGCCGGGCAAGTTCACCAGCGTGGCGAACTTTACCCTGGCTTATCAGTAA
- a CDS encoding fimbrial biogenesis chaperone, with protein MNKHSIAVTAGSLALMTLVSTADAAIALDRTRAIYVSDAKSISLNITNENKELPFLAQAWIENAQHQKIVSPLVVLPPLQRVEAGERSVVRITKTPEAELLPQDRESVFYFNLREIPPKSSKANVMQLALQTQIKLFFRPKAIVAPQGEIWQEQLVFHKTADGFTIENPTPFHITLTGIARQTQKQGGGAIGDFQPVMLSPKSSEKVRLRDNGFDAFVVTYINDFGGHPELRFTCSVNLCTAATGKK; from the coding sequence ATGAACAAACATTCGATAGCAGTAACCGCGGGCAGCCTGGCGTTGATGACGCTGGTTTCGACGGCCGACGCGGCGATCGCGTTGGATCGCACGCGCGCCATCTATGTGAGCGACGCCAAATCGATCAGCCTTAACATAACCAATGAGAACAAAGAGTTGCCATTTCTTGCTCAGGCCTGGATCGAGAATGCGCAACATCAAAAGATCGTTTCGCCGCTGGTGGTATTGCCGCCGCTGCAACGGGTGGAAGCCGGGGAACGCAGCGTCGTGCGCATTACCAAAACGCCGGAAGCCGAGCTATTGCCGCAAGATCGCGAATCGGTGTTTTATTTCAATTTGCGCGAAATTCCGCCCAAAAGCAGCAAAGCCAACGTGATGCAGCTGGCGCTGCAAACGCAGATCAAACTGTTCTTCCGCCCGAAGGCCATCGTCGCCCCGCAGGGTGAGATATGGCAAGAGCAGCTGGTGTTCCACAAAACCGCCGACGGTTTCACCATCGAAAACCCGACGCCGTTCCACATCACGCTGACCGGCATCGCCCGTCAGACGCAGAAACAAGGCGGTGGCGCGATCGGCGATTTTCAGCCGGTGATGCTGTCCCCCAAATCCAGCGAAAAAGTGCGTTTGCGCGACAATGGGTTCGACGCCTTCGTCGTCACCTATATCAATGATTTCGGCGGCCACCCCGAGTTGCGCTTCACCTGCAGCGTTAACCTCTGCACCGCCGCAACCGGGAAAAAATAA
- a CDS encoding fimbrial protein: MSSWSIYKRLALLGCLATPFGAQALECHLNTENGITEESEDIGRLTIPATLPVGSRLWTSKPMSRDVMCWAHSSKPKGEWVYFYPNPDSRQFAAGISMGVIYNGQDLGLINSRVQTDMFRTPKQRELGHVNYQVYLQKTGEIIAGGASQIAVFQLDGVGGINVHPGKNYRFTLTGLDKIKVIQCAASVELSTPEGVDFGEIPTWKPNAGTVASKDFSILIRKNGCSDSFALDANFMVKNGTLTDATGLNMDNGSTLRIHDNSNPKWIKYNQFDSFADMNGRDQVQKSYSASLQATGEGQEGNFRKTVILLINYI; the protein is encoded by the coding sequence ATGTCCAGTTGGTCTATTTATAAACGCCTGGCGTTGCTGGGTTGCCTGGCGACGCCATTCGGCGCTCAGGCGCTGGAATGCCACCTGAATACCGAGAACGGCATTACCGAAGAGAGTGAGGATATCGGCCGGTTGACAATACCGGCCACCTTACCGGTCGGCAGCCGGCTTTGGACCTCTAAACCGATGAGCCGCGACGTTATGTGCTGGGCGCACTCCAGCAAACCCAAAGGGGAATGGGTTTATTTCTATCCCAATCCGGACAGCCGGCAATTCGCCGCCGGCATCTCCATGGGGGTGATTTATAACGGCCAGGATCTTGGCCTGATCAATTCCCGGGTACAAACCGATATGTTTCGTACCCCCAAGCAACGGGAGCTCGGTCACGTCAATTACCAGGTTTATTTGCAAAAAACCGGAGAAATCATCGCGGGAGGCGCCAGCCAGATCGCCGTTTTTCAGCTCGATGGCGTAGGCGGCATCAACGTCCACCCAGGGAAAAATTACCGTTTCACCCTAACCGGGCTGGATAAAATCAAGGTCATCCAGTGCGCCGCTTCGGTGGAACTTTCAACCCCGGAAGGCGTTGATTTCGGTGAAATCCCCACCTGGAAACCCAATGCGGGCACCGTAGCGAGCAAGGATTTCAGCATCTTGATCCGTAAAAACGGCTGCAGCGACAGCTTCGCGCTGGACGCCAATTTCATGGTGAAAAACGGCACGCTGACCGACGCTACCGGCTTGAATATGGACAATGGTTCAACCTTGCGCATCCACGATAATTCCAACCCCAAATGGATTAAATACAATCAGTTCGACAGCTTCGCCGACATGAATGGTCGCGATCAGGTGCAAAAATCCTACAGCGCCTCATTGCAGGCCACCGGGGAAGGACAGGAAGGCAATTTCCGTAAGACCGTAATCTTGCTGATTAATTATATTTAA
- a CDS encoding LuxR C-terminal-related transcriptional regulator, with the protein MPDIRFTLFDSDNFYRQGLHLLLQDYLHSLNECHRLYPQFAPLALQTLDNIEIVFRTPEERWGCACCYQSPYGIPLQRQLTLLILDDATQQQVKNLPQLFSIHRRDSAYAIRLKLQMALEKFIQHPWMALHAAGVWKCQACRIAALSHCEKKVLGLMSSGMSACRIAGLLQRSQKTISAHKRSAMRKLNVRKNSELNKVLLNQRGLG; encoded by the coding sequence ATGCCAGATATTCGCTTCACGCTGTTCGACAGCGATAACTTCTACCGGCAGGGGTTGCACCTGCTGCTGCAGGATTATCTGCACTCCCTGAACGAATGCCACCGCCTGTACCCTCAGTTCGCGCCGTTGGCGCTGCAGACGCTGGATAACATCGAAATCGTGTTCCGCACGCCGGAAGAACGTTGGGGTTGCGCCTGCTGCTACCAGAGCCCCTACGGCATCCCGCTCCAGCGGCAGCTGACCCTGCTGATCCTCGACGATGCGACCCAACAACAGGTGAAAAACCTGCCGCAGCTGTTCAGTATCCATCGCCGCGATTCGGCTTACGCCATCCGCCTCAAGCTGCAGATGGCGCTGGAAAAATTCATCCAGCATCCGTGGATGGCGCTGCATGCCGCCGGCGTGTGGAAATGCCAGGCTTGCCGCATCGCTGCACTCAGCCACTGCGAAAAAAAGGTGTTGGGGTTGATGAGCAGCGGCATGTCCGCCTGCCGCATCGCCGGCCTGCTGCAGCGCAGCCAGAAAACCATCAGCGCCCATAAGCGCTCGGCAATGCGCAAGCTGAACGTGCGGAAAAACAGCGAGTTGAATAAGGTGCTGCTGAATCAGCGGGGGCTTGGCTGA
- a CDS encoding fimbrial protein, with translation MMNNYRTITLLCSIGFLFSSAVAAENKEIDFFGSVVSRPCNIDPQSLHQTVEMDTVLIKTLYRYGHTNPVSFSIRLTDCKTAVFKSVTATFTGTEDAELPGKLAINNGANGAAIALFDGAGKAIELGTPADAVTLQDGPNALRFSAYVQARPSAIKDKTLTEGAFSSVANFVLAYQ, from the coding sequence ATGATGAATAACTATCGGACAATCACCCTTCTGTGCAGCATCGGTTTTCTATTTTCCTCCGCAGTCGCGGCGGAAAATAAGGAAATAGACTTTTTCGGCTCCGTGGTAAGCAGGCCCTGCAATATCGACCCGCAGTCTCTTCACCAGACCGTCGAGATGGATACGGTGTTGATCAAAACGTTGTACCGCTACGGCCACACCAACCCCGTGTCATTTTCCATTCGCTTAACCGACTGTAAAACCGCCGTTTTCAAATCGGTCACCGCCACCTTTACCGGCACTGAAGATGCCGAACTGCCGGGCAAACTGGCGATCAACAATGGCGCCAACGGCGCCGCCATCGCGCTGTTCGACGGTGCGGGCAAAGCGATTGAGCTGGGTACGCCGGCTGATGCGGTGACATTGCAAGACGGACCCAATGCCCTGAGGTTCAGCGCCTATGTCCAGGCCCGGCCGAGCGCGATTAAAGATAAAACCCTTACCGAAGGCGCATTCAGTTCAGTCGCCAATTTTGTGCTGGCGTACCAATAA
- the fetA gene encoding iron efflux ABC transporter ATP-binding subunit FetA, whose protein sequence is MKEKKDILRLDDIHYQIDNQVILDSVSFTLGEGEFKLITGPSGCGKSTLLKIISSLMDPTSGNLYFDGRAIGEISPEAYRKQVSYCFQTPALFGNTVYDNLALPYQIRQQSPDERKMQADLTRFGLPEVMLTKSINELSGGEKQRVSLIRNLQFMPRVLLLDEITSALDEENKRNVNEIVHQLVAEHRLAVLWVTHDTEEIAHADEVITLRAHGAEQQEQQHESA, encoded by the coding sequence ATGAAGGAAAAGAAAGACATACTGAGATTGGATGATATTCATTATCAAATAGACAACCAGGTGATCCTGGACTCCGTCTCTTTCACGCTGGGTGAAGGCGAGTTCAAACTGATCACCGGGCCTTCCGGCTGCGGGAAAAGCACGCTGCTGAAAATCATCTCCTCTTTAATGGATCCGACGAGCGGGAACCTCTATTTCGACGGACGGGCGATCGGCGAGATATCGCCGGAGGCGTATCGCAAGCAGGTTTCCTACTGCTTCCAGACGCCGGCGCTGTTCGGCAATACGGTTTACGACAATCTGGCGCTGCCCTACCAGATCCGTCAACAGTCGCCGGATGAACGAAAAATGCAGGCCGATCTGACGCGTTTTGGGTTGCCGGAGGTGATGCTGACCAAAAGCATCAATGAGCTGTCCGGCGGGGAGAAGCAGCGCGTGTCCCTGATCCGCAACCTGCAGTTTATGCCCCGGGTGCTGTTGCTCGATGAGATCACCAGCGCGCTGGACGAAGAAAACAAGCGCAACGTCAACGAAATCGTTCATCAGCTGGTAGCGGAGCACCGGCTGGCGGTGCTGTGGGTGACGCACGATACCGAAGAGATAGCGCATGCGGATGAGGTGATCACCCTGCGCGCGCACGGCGCCGAACAACAGGAGCAACAGCATGAATCAGCATAA
- a CDS encoding fimbrial protein — MTIHWRGALLIALSIGSASATAKTQGHGKVSLGGEIVETPCNIAGDSLDQTVDFGLVSMSDAGRDAQPSLIGSRRHFAIRLVNCELASQIKPDFIYRAANLTFSGIADSQDPQWLAVQGEARGMAIELLTDAGTPIPLGSTTADYLIVAGDNTLRFGAQLRIHPDRARAGGFSSLAKFTLSYL; from the coding sequence ATGACCATCCATTGGCGAGGCGCATTGCTGATCGCGCTCAGCATCGGCAGCGCTAGCGCCACGGCGAAAACTCAGGGCCACGGCAAAGTCAGCCTGGGCGGCGAAATCGTCGAAACGCCATGCAACATCGCCGGTGACAGTCTGGATCAAACCGTTGATTTCGGGCTGGTTTCAATGAGCGACGCCGGGCGGGATGCCCAGCCGAGCCTCATCGGAAGCCGCCGCCACTTCGCCATCAGGCTGGTGAACTGCGAACTGGCCAGCCAGATAAAGCCCGATTTTATTTATCGCGCGGCCAACCTCACCTTCAGCGGCATCGCGGATAGCCAAGATCCGCAATGGCTCGCCGTCCAGGGCGAGGCGCGCGGCATGGCTATCGAGTTGCTGACCGACGCCGGTACCCCGATCCCGCTCGGCAGCACGACCGCAGATTATCTGATCGTCGCCGGCGACAACACGCTGCGCTTTGGCGCCCAGTTGCGCATTCACCCCGACAGGGCACGGGCGGGCGGTTTCAGCTCATTGGCCAAATTTACCCTGTCTTATCTGTAG
- a CDS encoding fimbria/pilus outer membrane usher protein, whose translation MSDHSMTSLLTIKKTPIIVILSFLWAKPVFSATEFNTDVLDIGERSKVDLSRFSDAGYVMPGTYLLDIKINQKTLPQRSIQYFPSPDDKSGSQVCLPPDLVEKMALKEEVAKKVTLWHDNQCADIRGIKGATISDRISGGVLAITIPQAWMKYSDPDWTPPEQWDDGIPGMLLDYNLSGQIGKQHHDNGTTESLSSYGTLGANLGAWRLRADYQTDFNQQYGRRDSNFDWNQIYAYRALPMQAARLTLGEIYLNSPVFDAYRFTGLNLASDERMLPPNLQGYAPEVRGIAKSNARITVSQEGRTLYQTTVPAGPFAIQDLSSSVRGKLDVKVEEQDGSVSTFQVDTASIPYLTRPGYVRYNMALGKPSAYDHRTQGSVFSAGDFSWGLSNAWSLYGGALIGGDYNAWALGLGRDLNLFGALSVDATQSIARLPNEPSAKGMSFKVNYAKRFDELNGQITFAGYRFSQRKFMTMSQYLQARYGDIDDRYSGRQKELYTVTASKTFMAEDSAQAITAYLTYSHQTYWDAGAQNRYGMSTSKLFDFGGISNITASLAAYRTHYRGRTDDSAMLNFTVPIGEHNRLGYALQVNNHDVTQTATYTDNSDINNTWQVGSGVTQSGKPTASGYYTHNASFGTLNANASYQQGSYSSIGGTFRGGLTATRHGVAAHQNASNGGSRMMLDTNGVAGVPINNGRAYSNRFGLAVISDITSYYNTDTRIDVNKLADDVEATRAVVQGTLTEGAIGYRHFEVVKGSKLLATIKLADGSEPPFGATVLSATGREIAVVNDGGSVYLTGVQPEERLDVAWEGRRQCRIAIPGAAKPLDRLLLPCAKP comes from the coding sequence ATGAGTGATCATTCTATGACGTCTTTACTGACAATAAAAAAAACGCCCATCATCGTCATTCTCTCTTTTCTCTGGGCAAAACCGGTCTTTTCCGCCACGGAATTCAATACCGACGTGTTGGATATCGGCGAACGCAGCAAAGTGGACTTATCCCGCTTTTCCGACGCCGGTTACGTCATGCCGGGCACCTATCTGCTGGATATCAAAATCAACCAGAAAACGCTGCCCCAGCGCAGCATTCAGTATTTCCCGTCGCCGGATGACAAGAGCGGCAGCCAGGTGTGCCTGCCGCCTGACCTGGTGGAAAAAATGGCGCTGAAAGAAGAAGTGGCCAAAAAAGTCACCCTGTGGCACGACAACCAGTGTGCCGACATTCGCGGCATCAAAGGCGCAACCATTTCCGACCGCATCAGCGGCGGCGTACTGGCGATCACCATTCCGCAGGCCTGGATGAAATATTCCGATCCCGACTGGACGCCGCCCGAGCAGTGGGACGATGGCATCCCCGGCATGCTGCTGGATTACAATCTCAGCGGCCAAATCGGCAAACAGCACCACGACAACGGAACCACCGAAAGCCTCAGCAGCTACGGTACGTTGGGCGCCAACCTGGGCGCCTGGCGCCTGCGCGCCGATTACCAGACCGACTTCAACCAACAATACGGCCGGCGCGACAGCAATTTCGACTGGAATCAGATCTACGCATACCGCGCGCTGCCGATGCAGGCCGCCAGGCTGACGCTGGGCGAAATCTACCTGAATTCGCCGGTGTTCGACGCCTACCGTTTTACCGGCCTCAACCTCGCCAGCGACGAACGCATGCTGCCGCCCAACCTGCAGGGTTACGCGCCTGAAGTACGCGGCATCGCCAAAAGCAATGCCCGGATCACCGTCTCTCAGGAAGGCCGCACGCTGTATCAAACCACAGTGCCCGCCGGGCCGTTCGCCATCCAGGATCTCAGCAGTTCGGTACGCGGCAAACTGGATGTGAAAGTGGAAGAACAAGACGGCAGCGTTTCCACTTTTCAGGTAGATACCGCCAGCATTCCTTATCTGACCCGCCCCGGCTACGTGCGCTATAACATGGCGCTGGGCAAGCCGTCTGCCTACGATCACCGCACGCAAGGGTCGGTGTTCTCTGCCGGCGATTTCTCCTGGGGGTTGAGCAACGCCTGGTCGCTATACGGCGGCGCACTGATCGGCGGCGATTACAACGCCTGGGCCCTCGGCCTGGGGCGTGACCTGAACCTGTTCGGCGCCCTGTCGGTGGACGCCACGCAGTCGATCGCGCGCCTGCCCAATGAACCCAGCGCCAAAGGCATGTCATTCAAGGTCAACTACGCCAAACGTTTCGACGAACTCAACGGCCAAATCACCTTTGCCGGCTACCGCTTTTCGCAGCGCAAATTTATGACCATGTCGCAGTACCTGCAGGCACGCTACGGCGACATTGACGATCGCTACAGCGGCCGACAAAAAGAGTTGTATACCGTCACCGCCAGCAAAACCTTTATGGCGGAGGACAGCGCTCAGGCGATCACCGCTTATCTGACCTACTCACACCAGACTTACTGGGACGCCGGTGCGCAAAATCGCTACGGCATGTCGACCAGCAAGCTGTTCGACTTCGGCGGGATCAGCAATATCACCGCCTCGTTGGCGGCCTATCGCACTCACTATCGGGGCCGCACCGACGATAGCGCGATGCTCAATTTCACCGTGCCTATCGGCGAGCACAACCGCCTGGGCTACGCGCTGCAGGTCAATAACCACGACGTGACCCAAACGGCGACCTACACCGACAACAGCGACATCAACAATACCTGGCAGGTCGGCAGCGGCGTCACCCAGTCCGGCAAACCGACGGCGAGCGGTTACTACACCCATAACGCGTCGTTCGGCACGCTCAACGCCAACGCGTCTTATCAGCAGGGCAGTTACTCCTCGATAGGCGGAACTTTCCGCGGCGGCCTGACCGCTACCCGGCACGGCGTCGCCGCGCACCAGAACGCCAGCAACGGCGGCAGCCGCATGATGCTGGATACCAACGGTGTCGCCGGCGTGCCGATCAACAACGGCCGCGCTTACAGCAACCGCTTCGGGTTGGCGGTGATCTCGGATATCACCAGCTACTACAACACCGATACGCGCATCGACGTCAACAAGCTGGCGGACGACGTTGAAGCCACACGCGCGGTGGTGCAGGGCACGCTGACTGAAGGCGCCATCGGTTATCGCCACTTCGAGGTGGTGAAAGGCAGCAAGCTGTTGGCCACCATCAAGCTGGCGGACGGCAGCGAACCGCCGTTCGGCGCCACGGTGCTGAGTGCGACCGGACGGGAGATCGCGGTGGTGAACGACGGCGGATCGGTGTATCTGACCGGCGTCCAACCGGAAGAACGGTTGGACGTCGCCTGGGAAGGCCGCCGTCAGTGCCGCATCGCCATCCCAGGCGCCGCCAAACCGCTGGACCGGCTGCTGTTGCCGTGCGCCAAACCGTAA
- a CDS encoding fimbrial protein translates to MADFTGRLRPLLIGALLLGNAAAMASPPGEVQGTSGTVGFQGALLSSPCSLAPDSRDQSVDLGEIGTIAFRHVGDQSAPVRFRLAFNHCLLGARALADNPAGMRNGDAGLLYLRGEQAATLVFLGESDPDNPQLLKLHGGVQGVGLRLKDQRGRALSLNQPGAPYVLQPGGNTLWFSAQLESTRQFIEANQFKGVVHVQLVYL, encoded by the coding sequence ATGGCTGACTTCACCGGCCGCCTGCGGCCTCTGCTGATCGGCGCCTTGCTGCTCGGCAACGCCGCCGCAATGGCCTCTCCGCCGGGAGAGGTTCAGGGCACCAGCGGCACCGTCGGTTTTCAGGGCGCTCTGCTGAGCTCTCCCTGCAGCCTGGCGCCGGATAGCCGCGATCAGTCAGTCGATCTCGGTGAGATCGGCACGATCGCCTTCCGGCATGTCGGCGATCAAAGCGCGCCGGTACGTTTTCGTCTCGCCTTTAACCATTGCCTGCTGGGCGCCAGGGCGCTGGCAGACAATCCGGCCGGGATGCGCAATGGCGATGCCGGCCTGCTCTACCTGCGGGGGGAGCAGGCCGCCACGCTGGTGTTCCTCGGTGAAAGCGATCCCGACAATCCGCAGTTGCTGAAGCTGCACGGCGGCGTACAAGGCGTTGGCCTGCGGCTGAAAGATCAACGGGGCCGCGCATTGTCCCTCAACCAACCCGGCGCCCCCTATGTCTTGCAGCCCGGCGGCAATACGTTGTGGTTCAGCGCTCAGTTGGAATCAACCCGTCAGTTCATCGAAGCAAACCAATTCAAAGGAGTGGTGCATGTCCAGTTGGTCTATTTATAA